The window TGTGGCCTAGTCTCCATGATTTATCGGAGGTAACATTGTAAGATTCTTTTGTAGCTTCGCTTTGAGCAAGATAAGTAATAATCATGAGAGAGATCGTATCCGTTCACTACAATTTAGATATCTTTCTTAGCGATCTTGTTTTTGTAAGGTCACATCTATTTGCTTTTTAAAAGTAAAGTTTATATCCCCACAAATCAAAATGAGTTCTTTCTACATGCGTTTGTTGTTCTCGCTCATAAGTAATTGGAGTTATCGAAATGTTGAGATATTagatagttaaaaaaaaaaaaaaaggaacgaggactctaaaattttcaaaattatgaGCACAATTCAACGTTAACGAATATCTACACTTCCTTGCATATTTCAAAGTTCAAATCTCTCGAACTTCTACTTAGAGTATTcatcaaaatttattttggtctttttcaaaaaatagaaaacaaaaacataattATCAAacttatctttatttttttaaaaaaaaataactatttaaactccttagaaaaaaaaaactaaactaaagacaaaatttattacacttgattttttatgaaatgtaaatatttttgtcaattattcttttttcttttttttttgataatttcccttttatttttagtttataagaaacaaaaacaattatcaaattttaaaaaaaaaaacaaaaaacaagaacAGTAACAAAACacatatgttttttttagaaaaaaacctaaaaagcaaaatataaattttcatattccaaaaacgaaaaatggacaaaatttttaaatcttacatttgaaaaaaaaaaaaaaaggaatttgaCTTAGAATTATTCTACTTTTTTACCTCACAAATATGTAaatctttccaaaaaaaaaaattgaaagaaattaaaatacaCTTTAATTTTCGAAATATTAGAAATCAATAGCAAATTAATGACTATCAAACGTAACTTAAATTTATGTTTAGGATGAGTGGTTTAAATCGCTTCTATTATATTTGTTTCGTtgcattaaaaaagaaaatccgAAACTAATTAAAGTGGGTGATTATTCTAAGCTACATCCTAGTGAtggtaaccaaaactaaatcAACCCTAAGCTCAACATCATCTAACATCAAATAGGTTAAAACCGACTAAGAAAGAGAGAGCCATTATTAcgaagaaaataaaatggaaactCTACCTATAAATatcattatctttcttcttcttattattattacttcaaaattatttcaatgactaaattttttattttgtttaaaatttaactaattatttgaaataagaaaaatagGTAATCTTTAATtaacattattttctttttcttgtttttaatACATTTAAGATTTTACATTATTTATCTTAATCATATAAGatattgttttaattttaaaaaaattaaatataaagagTTATGAAATAAATAAGCCATAAATGGTCTGTATAGTAAGGTCTAgcttttattcatttatttattttgagatAGGTATCAAGGTTTGAAAATTCAAAAACTATATCTAAAAAGGAAAACAATAATTCTCAATCCaccatatataataataataataataatcatcatGGCTTCAAGTAATTAAGATTGTTTAAAattactttttcatttttaataatttcaaaattatgaATACTAAAACATCAAATTTTTATATGTTTGTGAGACATAGTTTtgtatatgaaaaaaaaagtgatttaAGTCATTTCAAAATCACTCTCTAAATACAAAATATTGTATGTATTTAAAAATCGAAACAAATAAGTTAGTTCTCGTTTAGTAatcatttgatttttgaaaatcaaATCTCCTCTCATTTATCTTATTGTTGTCTTCGTCTGTTTTAAGTAAAAACGTAGAATTTGTAGCTAAATTCAAAAAACGAAAAAGGATAAGTTTTTCACAGCCATGACTCCATTTTGTAACCATTTGATTGTTAAATATTAAGCCTACAAACATCATTTCTGCGGCTAAATTTCTtgttttgttatctactttATAATTTCCATTCATGTTTtcgaaaaacaaaatttgaaaaactaaaaaacccagttttctaaaacttgtttttattttgaacTATGTcggaagaaaaacaaaaactataatagataaactcaattttttataatggtaaaaccaaaaacaaaatagttactAAACAAAAACTTTAGGATATCAGGTTAGGTAAACGAGgaataagatatatatatatatatatacaatacaTTATAAGATATTGTTATTGGATAAGAAGAACTTAATATCACAAATTGATTTGAACAAATCATTTAGTGACATGTGAGTGGTGAATTCAATGAGATAACAATATAAATGTGACACTTGGGGTTTATGTGCATAAATTAAAAGATTAGGGAAGATCTAGAAAATGTCATTTAACTATTTGCACATTAGATGTAATTGtcattcaattttttcttttatttgctTATTTGACTCATAtacattgaaattaattttggtttaaaGTTTGAGGAAATTAATAAGCAACcctctatttatatatatatatatatatatatatatatatatatatatagacctCTAATTTAATTCTATAATATTTAGattaacaaaaaattcaaaatcaaaatgaatgaaaaacaagaagacaaattctaatttctttttgaaaaggAAGCCTTATCTATGGGgctctttttctaattttataattGTGGAAAGGGCACACTGGCTTTCGCTCCTCgcctttcgcaaattctttgctcttACTCCGCCTTGCTTTTCTGATGAGAAAAGCTCTTTTTTTCTtgctttttgtaattttgtctCTTCTACGCAAGTAATTAATTGATCGATCGTTTGTTTGGTTTctgaattttgagtttaattttcatttattatttagagtttcaaaaataacattttaattttaatttttttttttgttgatggTGAAATTTAGATAGTGTATAATATATTTGAGCTTATATAAgatatttgtttttcttaattaatataatttgggttttttcaaaaaaaaaaaattatatatatgcaTGGAACAAAACCGAAAATATTTACGGTTTGTTTAACGAAATAAAAAAGCTCATGAATCTTATATAACTTGAGTTGATTATTTCATACATTTCATATTTGTCCTTCCAaaatttcttcatctcctcttcaagaatttattccttctccgtcatctctcatcttcagtgtcattttcttttcataaagactattttttttccttattctttttcCATTATCAAGTATTGTAcgaaagatcgtttagatttggtacaaagATACAAAATCGTTTTCTCATGCGTGTGTGATCGATTAATCACGGGGTATTTTTGTTAATTCACGTTGTGGGCTTAataaccttttttcttttccaaatttattatatacagtgtaaatatttttggattttgttctatttttcaaaaaatccCAAAAacaaatgatatatatatatacacatataaaGGAAGGGAAAAATGTAAAATCGAGGACGTTCTCCAACTCGAGAATTTCGAAAATCTCATGTTTCAGAAGGGACAACCaaaaaaaaactcttggaatactttagaattaaaatgaaaatgttTGGATATCAAATTATCTTCTAAACAAATgcgataattaaaaataaaaaaaaaatcccttttttatctttaaaaagtttataaaaatgcatgcaaaataatataataaagttAAGATGGAGAGACTCCTCACTTATTCCTATGGtatcaaaaagaaagaaagaattaaaaacaaaatcatcATTATTGTCATTTGGAGGGAATTAGAGAGGAAGTTTCGTAGAATGAGGAGTTAGAGTGTGGGTCCCTAACCAAGAAAGTGGGGTGGGCCCATCTTGATTTGAAAgcccatttaaaaaaaaaaaaaaaaaaagcccttTTGAGTGGAGGATCCACATTCACATTATTCATACATTACATTACATTACATTCTATCAACTCTATCTTAATTAAACCCCTCCACCtcacccttttctttttaaatcttAATTAACCATTAATTACCCTTTTCATTTTAacccttttattattattattattcttattattattataaatacaCGTATACCACATTACTAACTAAATATCTTAGTTAAATATCTTGATCTATTGTAATGACTACAACGTACGTAGAAGAATGTAAGAGATGCATCCAAACACATTAGTCTACTTGAGAGGCAAAGTGCTTCGTACGTAACAATATGatctttttttcatttgaaGAAGTTGCTAGTGATACCAATGTTTCTTAAATTTGTTGGTTGTAGCAATATTTGAAATTGAAGTCGTTTATGTTATTACTAGTCCGTATTTTctcatttctttatttttgggAACTGAATCGGAAATAATGTATACACACTCCCACGAAGTAATATTAGCATTTATTTACTTTTCTTCTTGAGATAGTCGTACATAGTCAAAACTTCTTCCATGTGGACCCAAAGGTTAATGTGCATTATCCCTAGCTAGTTTCTAGTGTACTGAATCGATTTAATATTCAATCATCTTAGGATTTGAAAGTTCTACGTGCATCAAAAAATCTCTAACATCTTTGAAAGGTAATTTTATTCATAAATTAAGTTAATCGATAAATCGATGTAAGATAAatgttacaaaaaaaaaatttaaaagaaaccAAATGACCTCCATGTATATAATTCATAAAaagtatacatataatttttttttatttatttcacaaacttAGTCAAAAGAATTTTAATACACTTTTAAGAGATATAGTACAAAACTACACATAAgcattaaataaacttattataaaatgaaaaaagaaatcccaaatgaaaaataaaatgattgtTGGATTCAAAGGTGGATAAGGTTAGAAATCTTTAATTCCTTTTCCAAacacaaaatcaaaatttaaaattttgatattcaTGCAAAAATTAACGATAATATATTTCATTCTATAGCGTTCCATTCACAGATATGTCAATAAACTATCGATATATCTATGTGgacaaatatttaataaataaattttttatgagACTTTTTAACAAGAGAATCAAACCCTttaagtttaaaattaattaataatatcgAATCGAAAGTAAGGGTTTTTTTTGGTGAAAATCAATTAATGAAGAAAAGGCATAAAGCAAATCCAATAAATATACCTTTAAAATGAGACCTCTTTAGCACTCTATAAATACCTCTCCTTCTCCACCCACAACCTTcacttcttcatcttccttctCAAACTCAAAAACATTTAAAATCCCAAAAACAAACCTTaaacaaaaagagaaaagaaaaaaatgtcaatTGCTACCATTTCTACAAATATTCATCATGAAGTGTTTCGTTATTCAAGAAAACTCCTTCTTCACTCCTCCCTCCACAAGCTCTCCTTCACCGCCGCCGCTCCCTCCGCCGTCCACGACCAATCCGAATTCTACTCCGGCGGAGACAGCACTACCTTCGACACCAATGTCGTCATGGTCCTCTCCGTCCTCCTCTGCGCCTTAATCTGCTCCTTAGCCCTCAACTCCGTCATCCGATGCGCTTTGAAATGCTCCCGTTTCCTCGTCTCCAATGACCACCGCCGCCACCCCGCCCCCACCTCCACCGGAGTCCATAAGAAAGCCATCAAGAGCTTCACCGTGGTTCAATTCTCCCCGGACCTCAACCTCCCCGGCCTCGACTCCGAGTGCGTCATTTGCTTATCGGAGTTCGTCACCGGCGACAAGCTCCGGCTTCTCCCGAAATGTAACCATGGGTTTCACGTTAAGTGTATTGATAAGTGGTTGAGTTCTCACTCCTCTTGCCCTAAATGTCGGCAGTGTTTGGTTCAGACTTGTGAGAAAATCGCCGGCGTTATTGCCTCTGCCTCCGCCTCCTCCTCTTCCGGCCACTCTCcgtctcctcctcctcctccgccGCCGTCTGTGGTTGTGAACTTAGCGCCGCTGGAACCTGAAGCTCCGGTACGGAATTTACGGctgtaatataattaattaatagagaTTATAATACGAATTAGGGGAaattaatttaaagtttaatttcttttttctttgagaTTTATAGTTTAATTAAAGCTTAATGAAATTgtatatatttcttctttaatttttccttcctcattttctcttcttccttttaattctttctctttttaaaatttaattttaaaaaaaatatatatttagctAATTAAGAATTCAATAAATCATCGTAAcaaaataaggtaatttttttttaaaaaaaacacacacacaaaaacagaaaaatgaaaagggtTTTCAATTGGGatcttaatttaatttctaaaatttgaaaaattcatGAAACTGCTACATAGATAATCAAAGAAAAATTAGGGTTTATTATAAATAGAATCTAAAtctatacacacacacacacacacacatatatataaaaggtTACAAATTTTAACCAATGTATTTTCTCCCTAcattaatataattttgatGGGTTTATGGGAAGTGGAaacttaaaataatattttaacgATAATGCTTCATACTATgtgataaaaattatatttgactttgtatatatatatatatatacataatgtAATCTGATTAGAAtagaatagaatagaaaagaagaaaaaaaaaatgcatgtgTGATGTTTCACCCACTGATTTAAATTATAATGTGTTCTAAGATGGTGTTTGGTTTTGACCCATTTCTTCCCATTCTCTCATCAAATCATTATGTTTGATCAATTTCATTTTAAGGGTATACAGATAGAAACAATTACTTGTGCTTTtaattaaagttttaaattctttattttttgatgGAGATATCAAAAACTACTTTAATATAAAAACCATcataaagatatatattttcattttttttttttaaaaaaaaaaacaacaacaatttcatcaatgtatttgaataataaaataaaaatgagtttcGGAGTTCAACCCTAATCGACACAtagttttcttttctaaaaattaaagGTTTGATCTTCACTTCTTCACTTTCTTATTAACAAGATCATCCATTAACAACACGTAGCGTACTTATTAAAGATTTAACGTATAGACTTCAATGCATTTAaatttttcttccaaaatataTACGAAATTTGTAAAATTCAAAGATTTTTTAATAATCCATTAAACTaatggttattttgaaatatagtaaaatgaaccAAAGTTATATTTATAGATAAACACATACAACGGTCTATCATAAATATAAACTGTGATAttttatatgttttaaaaaCAACAACAATTGAATGTAATAATTTATCGTAGatttgaagtattttttttattatttttttttttaagaaatggaGGATGAGGGGGAGAGCACTAATTtaacaaaatgaaaagaagTAGGGAAGGCTATATTAATTGTATAATGAAAAGGGAAATTTTCTTTTGTAGCAATTTGTATTGGCTTTGCTTGAGAACATTACATTATATTGGGGCCACCCAACACAACACACCACAACACACACAACAATAATCTAACACAAGTAGTACCACTCTATACAATTCAATCACAATTATTATTAGCATAAAATCTCTACTAATTCAATGTTTGGTTGATTCATAACACAGATTAATGATGTCAAGTGTGTGCATAAACTAAGTGATGAATGTGTAGAGATTTAATTTTGAAGTAAATCAATCTTAGGCCTCTCCTCATGTTTCTCAACCCATGGCTTGCTTGCCCCCAAGACCCATTTGAGACTACTCTTCTCTATATTTGCTTTTCATATACTCattctatttttatttcttcattcataTATTTTCTTCCGATCGAGTAtttgtttaacttttttttactcTAATCTACAAAGACGGGAGAGTTGagatataattttatataaaaaaaacttagCTATAgtcatttgttttttattttaacttaGTCATGGTCACGGTTTGACCATTGTTATTGAAAGAGTTGGCATATAGTTCTGTATATGTTTTGATCCATCGACAATTTCTAAATAGCTTTCTTCTCGTAGATCTgagacttgaaatatttaaaattataataatccctaaataaaaaagaaagtttgtaacacccaaaaagaaacaaagaaatcCACAGCTACTAAAACTAAAAACACAAAGTTAAGAAAAATACTAAGTTAGGGACATcgtttttttaacttttatacTTAAGGGAATGTTCAAGTTTGATGAAAAATATGTAAGCTTTATTTCCATAATTAcacaataaaataataacattgtataaaacaataaatGTCAAGATTTTTAAGTTACATGATTTTCACTTGAATGAGACAGTAAGAGAACCAATCTCTAATGTTTTATTTATAGACATTATCCAATCATAGTGTTTAATTATGACATTATCCTTTTACTTAATAAacagaataaaataataagtcCGAAAGAGATAAAATAGTATATAATGCATGTAGGTCACGTTgatgataatattatatttaaaataaatctaacaaaataaCCTCATATTTTCGCTAAAAGAAACACATTTACAAATTTTGtgaatatacatacatatatatattatgtgtaTGCATGTATATGTATAGAAAGTAAAGAAAGTTTTCATCTCTAGACAAAGTAATGCTTTGCCactaccaaaaaaaaaagaaaaaaaggctCCAACTTTATACCATAATCATTAactttataaaacaaaataaaaattaaggttttttttttttctttctttaaatttcaaattataaaaatcttttttcttgcaaagaGTGGTGTTGCATAAACATTGAGACAAATGGAATCCAAACCAGATAGATaacaataataatcataataatattccatgcttgaaattctttttttttttttttaataatcaatatctttttcatatgagaagaaaaaaaaagttgtttttatttttcaatctcTCTAATATATGCATATAATAATTATAGTTATTAATAGTATAGCCAAAAGGACATGTTCAAGGACTTTATTAAGGACACATGTGTGCACATGCACTAATCTCAAAAACACAACTATATATAACACTGTTTTGTGGAATGTTTAGCTATTTTAGAGatcaaagagaagaagaagaagaagaagaagaataaaaaaagttGAAGTTTTGTGTTATTTTGATCATCATGTCATGTTGCtatatttaaaagagagagagagagagagaaaaaaaaagatgatatatTATGTCATGTCATGTCAAACTTTAGACTTGCAATGTTTGTCTATGAAGTGTCACATTAGTACATCAttaacttttattatttattcattaATAAAGTCTTATTTCATACCTTCTAACAAAtcgttatatttgaaaacataaaaaaaaaaaaaaaaaaaatcgaaagattaggtaaattttttaaaactaaaaaattttaAGTCCTATTTTATATAACCATTTAGTTTTCAGTTTTCGATAATTATAACCTTAACGAGCAATGCTTACCTATTGAAAATAACGAGTGAAGATTTGAAAATTAAGAAGTAAATTTCGATTGTTTATTTGTGTATTTAGAAGTTAACTTGAAATTCAAATGTTTACTTAATAAATGGTCGAAACCATAATCGATTATAATTTGACAaaaaaacaatggaaaaaaatgatttaattaTCAAAACctaatttgataattatttgatttttaaaacaAGCTCATAAACATTACTATCATCTATAAGTTTTGTTTATCCTGTTGTCACTAATGTTTTCTaagaaattaaatcaattttttgaaaagttaaaagaaagtgtttttcaatctttttaattaaatcaattaaatctttttatttatagAATTTTCACCAACGATTTCTATctgatttttcaaaaaaaaaaaaaatttgtgaaAATCATATCGTAAAATTTAGAAGAATAAGTACAGgtttcaaaaacaaaatcattatgATAGAGTTTTGAGTTCTTGAATCAGAGATTTTGAGTTAAAATTACTCTTTAGGATCCTACCGATTTTATTTTaggtatctttcaaaaatagaaaaaaaaaactatttacactcaataggaaaaaaatcactaaaagacaaaattaaaTTGAACGCTTTAGACCTTTGCAATCTGGCAACATCATTCTTATTTGTGTCAAAAATTTATTAGAGTAAAAGTCGTCACCACAAACCAACACGGAATCCTTTCAATACTTTGTTCCCATTcgacttttaattcttttaagtgTTTTTTAACCTTACTTTCATATGCTCATGATCTCTCTCATTCAGATGTAAacttggggcgttacattcattatatttgatttttctatgaatCGTAAATACGTTgtcaatttttatatttttgacaatttttctttattattttattttatttctctctctctctctctctcttttgttgATATTAAAAGGTTGAAAGGTAGAACGAAATGTTAGTGAGAACAAATTACATAAAGAAATAAGATAGGTAACAAACCAAATAAATCAAATACTTGTAACTCGGTAAGAACAAAAGTGTTTTAACCGAGCTTAACtttcaaaagttaaaaacaACAACTAATtggtttttcatttttatgacaatacatttaaaagaaaattcaaataaaacaaacaaaatggaATATGTTCGAGAGTGAAAACTAGTTTgtcaaaatataaaattacaTTCGCGATTTTTGAGTACATAATATAAGTATAATTAAGTGGTAAATTGATTGATAGGGTAAGTCCTCCAAAATCCAAACACAATTACTATATCAAATGGATTGggcaaactaaaaaaaaaaagattgaggATTTGAACAATATGTTTTTGCAATAGAGAGCTAATTGTACCTCTATTACTATATTCTCCAATGGTTCAAAATCTACTTTCCACTTTCAACATTCAAATTATAGTACACAAACCACGTTGAAGATGAGTTATTCAAACTCcaaatattttgattttcttcttttaaaaacaTGATATAGATTCCTTTTTAGATTTACCTTTTGTTTCGctttgtttttactttttaggttaaattacaaaaaaaatccTCTCAGGTTTGTAATTTGCGTAAAAAATCATACAggttttttaaaacttttgaaagtttatgGGTATTTTTAACACAAACTACAAAAGTTGAGGAACATTTTCTATAATTTAGCCTACTTTTTAAATGAGATgttgttctttctttttccaccgtatgaaaataaatatacatgaAAGATTTTTTTCTAAGAGAAGAAATAAGTATTTGAGATCTAGAAAACGAGGTATTGTTTAATATAGTACCGATAATATTTTTTACTTGAAATGTTgtcattttcttgaaatcctTGACGTTCACTAGTCTAGAGAGAATGATAGGATTGAGCAGGTCGAGATGCACTCCTATCTACGTCCCTCACTCTCCATCTCGATAATTGGAGTTGGGATCAAAGAATTCTAGTTTGAGGGTTGGTTATTTCGAGTAGGAAATTTTGTCATTCTTAAAATAATGGAGGGAATAACTTAGATGATACGATGATGAGTAACTCTTCATTTATCTTATTAAGAGTGAAATCTCTTCCTATTAGCAACGAGAGCAACAACCCATCTACTTTAATAAGAGTATAAAGTCTCTTGTGATTTTTTCAACATTGGATCTAgagaataacaaaaaaataGGCTTCATGATAAACATTAATCTATTGTGGGAAGTGTGAAAGTTATTATGACACTTGATACTCGGGTGAAGCAGATTTACACTTGTGATTTTATTGTAAAACATTTGAAGATACAATTGTTCTCACTTAAGGatgtgaaattttaaaatttaaagtaattTGTGTAATATTTAGTCTTAATTTCGAAAGAGAAACTATTGCATGTGACAAAACTGTTAAAAGTATTTACAACTTATAGCAAAATCTTGGAAGtatttctatcaatgatagacattaaTAGATTTCTGTCAATATATATCGATGCACTAAAAGACACTAATACAAGTCTATCATCgatataatttgaaattttgctatatattatCAATATTTAGTCCTATATTTGAAATGTCCcattttaaaaacatttattttattttatatgattaaaaataaaattatcttacattttctttcaaatttaatAATCTTACATGAGATTTGCTATGTTCTTGAATCatttagaaagagaaaaaaaaatcatttgataTATCACCTAAATTTTAGGTTGGGTGATGAACAATAATAAAACTCACTTACACTAAAAAAAAACCTTTCTCAATAAAAGGTATTTATCacactttattttatatttcatCCTTTGTATTTCAAAGTTACGATACACATTTTTAGGTTTATTTCTTTTAGACGATTCGTTATTTCATAAGTATGGATATTAACTGTcttaaatttaaacatttaaaataattcGTATCCTATTTTCCAATGGTAAAGTAAAAAAGTTGTTTCACTGAATAATTTGTTAAGAAACCTATAATTAAATCATGAAATCTAATTGAGGAACGAAGGGTGTTCAATCCAATTATGTTTGAAAATTACGTGAGACTCACAAActttagtaataataataattgatagTAGTAGCCAACAACGGTAATAGTAAAATACGACAAattcataattattgataaaaataataataataaaaaaaaagcaagccaactatatgatttttttttaatgaaatctAATTCCAATTAAACTAATCTTGATTAGGAATGGGTAAATGTGAGTTAAATTGATTAGGGTATATTTATTATTTAGGGGTTGATCTAAAAATCTTACTTATTAAGAAatgaaagtaaaaaagaaagaaaggaaaatgaaataatgaaataaaatgtggaggaagaaaaataaataaataaatagaaagggaagaaaaaggCTGTCATCCAGGTCACCCTATCTTTACTGGTGGTCGAAATCATTCACTCTAAATTTTTCATTTCATTcccatttcatttcatttacatttacatttgcatttcatatttttccatttctttttttctttttctttttctttttttcttctccatATAAATACTCTCATTTTCCCATCCCTTCCCTCTTCCATTCCTTCCTTCTCTCCATTTTCCGATCTCACCTTCTCGCCTTCGCAACCGAGACAGACTGAGCATCTAAACGGAGAGTTGGCCGTCGATTCCCTCACTTGGCTCTTCCATTCCcatttccttttctcttctttactTCCTCAAGGTACGTTTCCTTCTCTCGATctgcttttctttctttagatctctttctctcttcttcattCAGATTTCGATTTCATTTTCTTCCCATTTCTACTCTTATCAccttcgattttttttttttttttttatcaatctcTGCTTCGCTTTTCCTTGATCATCTCATGTTTTTGTTTACCTTCTACCTCTTTGATTCTCTTTGTTGAACACTTGTTGTTTTAGGTTTGAGATTTGTAATGTGAATCGCGTGTTTTGTAAATCCTAATGCTGTTTACTGCTGTAAGAGATGAGAGatgattatttttatttatttatttttaatcttttgtgGAATCTGTTTGGTTTGTGaggatttggt is drawn from Cucumis melo cultivar AY chromosome 11, USDA_Cmelo_AY_1.0, whole genome shotgun sequence and contains these coding sequences:
- the LOC103499651 gene encoding RING-H2 finger protein ATL78-like, whose protein sequence is MSIATISTNIHHEVFRYSRKLLLHSSLHKLSFTAAAPSAVHDQSEFYSGGDSTTFDTNVVMVLSVLLCALICSLALNSVIRCALKCSRFLVSNDHRRHPAPTSTGVHKKAIKSFTVVQFSPDLNLPGLDSECVICLSEFVTGDKLRLLPKCNHGFHVKCIDKWLSSHSSCPKCRQCLVQTCEKIAGVIASASASSSSGHSPSPPPPPPPSVVVNLAPLEPEAPVRNLRL